Proteins encoded by one window of Emys orbicularis isolate rEmyOrb1 chromosome 15, rEmyOrb1.hap1, whole genome shotgun sequence:
- the LOC135889324 gene encoding nicotinamide N-methyltransferase-like, protein MDQSHTKQEALEKLFDPKECLKTYYSFDSTSSEKNDILMFLLRNFFKTFILDSVKGNTLIRIGGMPSIFELLSACESFKEIIVTHNTDRNCQELQKWLKKEPGAFDWAPVVKYVCELEGDRKKWAEKEEKLRRTVKQVLECDVTKFNPLTFASLPPADCLLMCHCLVATCKDLSTYHAALKNVSSLLKPGGHLLMVTTMKCTQFVVGQHKFPCLFLEKEVLEEAVKEAGYDILKFEVSPTCHTDNLIEHEGISYLVAAKGKGKED, encoded by the exons ATGGACCAGAGCCACACTAAGCAAGAAGCTTTGGAGAAACTTTTTGATCCAAAAGAGTGTTTGAAAACTTATTATTCTTTTGACTCCACAAGCAGTGAAAAAAATGATATTTTGATGTTTCTTCTGAGAAACTTCTTCAAGACCTTCATTTTGG ATAGCGTTAAAGGCAACACCTTGATTCGAATTGGCGGTATGCCCAGCATTTTCGAACTCCTCTCTGCCTGTGAGTCCTTCAAGGAGATCATCGTCACACACAATACGGATCGGAACTGCCAGGAATTGCAGAAATGGCTAAAGAAAGAGCCGGGAGCATTTGACTGGGCTCCAGTGGTGAAATACGTGTGTGAGCTGGAAGGGGACAG GAAAAAGTGGGCTGAGAAGGAAGAGAAATTACGAAGAACGGTCAAGCAGGTTCTGGAATGTGATGTCACCAAATTCAACCCTCTGACCTttgcctctctgccccctgctgacTGCCTGCTCATGTGCCATTGTTTAGTAGCAACTTGCAAAGACCTGAGTACCTACCATGCTGCACTGAAGAATGTCAGCTCCCTGTTAAAGCCAGGGGGTCACTTGCTGATGGTGACCACAATGAAGTGTACTCAATTTGTAGTTGGCCAACACAAgtttccctgcctctttctggagAAGGAGGTTCTGGAGGAAGCAGTGAAGGAGGCTGGTTATGATATTTTGAAGTTTGAGGTGTCTCCCACATGCCATACAGATAATTTGATAGAGCATGAGGGGATCTCTTACCTAGTTGCTGCCAAAGGGAAGGGCAAAGAAGATTAA